One genomic window of Phoenix dactylifera cultivar Barhee BC4 chromosome 6, palm_55x_up_171113_PBpolish2nd_filt_p, whole genome shotgun sequence includes the following:
- the LOC103713363 gene encoding sugar transport protein MST6-like, with product MAGGAIVNTGGGKEYPGKMTLFVFLSCLVASSGGLIFGYDIGISGGVTSMEPFLAKFFPSVLEKEKEAVSNNQYCKFDSPLLTAFTSSLYLAALVASLLASTVTRVFGRKWSMFGGGITFLAGSAINGAAENVLMLILGRILLGIGVGFANQSVPLYLSEMAPAKLRGMLNIGFQLMITIGILAANFINYGTNQISGGWGWRVSLALAAVPAAIITFGSLVLPDTPNSLVERGHSDHAKVMLRRIRGTDEIQCEYEDIVAASEEAKAVQHPWSNIIKRKYRPQLTMAILIPFFQQLTGINVIMFYAPVLFKTIGFGDDASLMSAVISGLVNVVATFVSIATVDKFGRRILFLEGGTQMFISQIIVGTLIGIKFGTTGEATLSKEYAFFVVLFVCVFVAAFAWSWGPMGWLVPSEIFPLEIRSAGQAINVSVNMFFTFVIGQFFLTLLCHMKFGLFYFFAGWQLVMTIFIALFLPETKNVPIEEMVHVWKKHWFWGKFIAEGDIHGGKVDNGV from the exons ATGGCGGGTGGTGCAATTGTGAATacaggaggagggaaggagtaCCCTGGGAAGATGACACTCTTTGTCTTCCTTTCTTGCCTTGTAGCCTCTAGTGGTGGCCTCATCTTTGGCTACGATATTGGGATTTCCG GTGGAGTGACATCGATGGAACCATTCTTGGCGAAGTTCTTCCCCTCAGTActcgagaaggagaaggaggcagTGAGCAACAACCAGTACTGCAAGTTTGATAGCCCGCTCCTGACAGCATTCACATCTTCCCTCTATCTGGCGGCTTTGGTTGCATCATTACTTGCATCTACAGTCACAAGGGTGTTTGGAAGGAAGTGGTCAATGTTTGGCGGTGGGATCACCTTCCTTGCAGGTTCTGCCATCAATGGTGCAGCTGAGAATGTCCTCATGCTCATCCTTGGTCGCATTTTACTTGGTATTGGAGTAGGATTTGCCAATCAG TCGGTACCACTCTACCTCTCTGAAATGGCCCCAGCCAAGCTACGTGGGATGCTTAACATTGGCTTTCAGCTTATGATCACCATTGGCATCCTGGCTGCTAATTTCATTAATTATGGAACGAATCAAATCAGTGGAGGATGGGGGTGGCGGGTCAGCCTTGCCCTCGCAGCCGTCCCTGCTGCCATCATCACCTTCGGCTCACTGGTCCTTCCTGACACCCCCAACTCCCTTGTGGAGCGAGGGCACAGTGACCATGCAAAAGTCATGCTCAGAAGGATTCGTGGAACTGATGAGATCCAATGCGAGTATGAGGATATTGTGGCTGCCAGTGAAGAGGCCAAGGCCGTGCAGCACCCTTGGTCCAACATAATAAAGAGGAAGTACAGGCCTCAGCTCACCATGGCCATCTTGATCCCCTTCTTCCAGCAGTTGACCGGAATCAACGTTATCATGTTCTATGCCCCGGTGCTATTCAAAACAATTGGATTCGGCGACGATGCCTCCCTTATGTCCGCTGTGATCAGCGGTCTCGTTAATGTGGTTGCAACATTTGTCTCCATTGCAACTGTTGATAAGTTTGGTCGAAGGATACTCTTCCTGGAAGGCGGCACGCAAATGTTCATAAGCCAG ATAATTGTGGGGACTTTGATTGGCATCAAGTTTGGGACCACTGGAGAAGCAACACTATCCAAAGAATATGCATTCTTTGTGGTGCTTTTTGTCTGCGTCTTCGTAGCTGCCTTTGCATGGTCATGGGGCCCAATGGGGTGGCTGGTTCCTAGTGAGATTTTCCCTCTGGAGATCCGTTCAGCAGGTCAAGCCATCAATGTTTCTGTCAACATGTTCTTTACCTTCGTCATTGGCCAATTCTTCCTCACGTTGCTTTGCCACATGAAATTTGGTCTCTTCTACTTCTTTGCTGGGTGGCAGCTGGTGATGACAATTTTCATTGCCCTATTTCTTCCTGAGACCAAGAATGTGCCCATTGAAGAGATGGTCCATGTCTGGAAGAAGCATTGGTTCTGGGGCAAGTTCATTGCTGAGGGGGACATTCATGGCGGAAAGGTGGACAATGGTGTGTGA